The Elaeis guineensis isolate ETL-2024a chromosome 14, EG11, whole genome shotgun sequence genomic sequence AGATTTagcatattttataattattaacgaTCATCTTTTGAGTGGTCTAATCCGAATcttctaaagagaaaaaaaatgatgtattGAGCCATGAATTACATAGAATTTTGGGCCCATTATCTAATAAGACCTTTAGATTATCATAAATGCTATCAAAGTTGATAAAAACAAAACAATACTGCAGCAGTATTTTGAGGCATTTAAACAGATATCTCGAGGGAGGTATTGGATAGaatcattttattatatatattttggatcatctaataaaaaattaatatattatttattattaaaaaactcACTGCtatctaaatttgattaaaaattttaaataaaaaaaaattattattaaccaTAGTTAGCTAGCCGACATTTTTTATTGTTttgaatagataaaaatttaacttTTTTAAATGAGGCATTGACTTTTTATTGGATGGTTCACAATATAACCTATAATTTCTTGATATTGAGAGTTGATCATCTATAGGCCTcgaagttagataaggatccgaTTAATAACAATTTGTACTACATAGATCAAGCTCACTTATCCCGTTATACCTCTTCACTTTTATAGGAATGGTTCTAGATCCTACAAAGCTATAAATTTATAGATTTTCTTACTTAAGGCTGTTGCCAGACCTAAATATCTCTTcaacgaaaaatttttggatggacTAAATCTATAATGctacaaaaaatattattaaaaaaaatattagataataatttGAGATGGTTAAACAAATATATTGAAGGAGAAATTATTAGTTAGAACTGTTCTACatgtattttaaattatttaaataaaaattttatttaaaaaaataatttattattattcaaatttgattaaatattttaaataaaaaaattattattaacccTAATTAGCTAGCTGGCACTTTATTGTTTTGAAGGGAAAAAGATTCATTTGTTTTAAGATGATATATTGATTTATATTGGATGGTCCAAATCAATAAGTTTCTGTATTGAGATGGTTGTAGCTGGTATGGTATTTTTTTCATTAGCTTTGTTCATAGTATTTATGGTATAGGTTGACTCTATGAATTCCTCCTTGGTATGGTCTTTTAGTCTTGATCTTTCCTTTTTGCGCCTATTTTCTCCTTTCCCTTCCGCTCCGGTCTACGGTCCCCCCACCCAACTGGTGTTGCATTCGCCCTTCGCCGGTCTTCGCTCGGCCTCCGCGTCCCTGACTCCGTCCTCCTTCCAAATCCCAATTAAACGGCTTTCCTTCTTGTAACTCTCTCTCGCTCTCGCTTGCCTTTTAATTTCCCTTCGTTGTGCCCGACGCGTACGACTCCTCTCTCTACTGTATAACAAATTAGAGTGAGACAAAATATGAATAAATAAGAAGCCTTCCACCCCTCCCACTTCTCTCTCGCGGCCCCGGCTATCCCCCTTCTTTTTATTCAAATCCTTCCACCACCACGACTCCGATCCCAccacagctctctctctctttgaggTATGCCTTTCTATCTCTCTCATTCTCTTTTGATCTGgcctttttacttttttatttggtTTTTCTTTTGATTTGTTTCCGGACGGCACTATTATGATTGGTTGATGAAAAGATGCTTGCTTGGACGGAACGTTATGCGATTTTAaatgacttttttttcttttccattcgATTTCTTTGACCTTCTTGGCCGGTGCTTCTCCATTTGGTTTGCTGATGGGGAGTGTTTGACGAACAAATCATCAAGTTTGGATTTTTAGGCGTTTTTTGTTAAAAAGTTGTGATTTTGATGGCGCGGCGTAGTTTTGATTGTTAAATTTTAGTAATGGAGATAGAATCGATGTAAATTTTTCACCTGGTGGATGCCCAATTGTTGTTAATGCTGTTGATTTGGATGTTTCCGTATGGGGAAAATATCAGTGAGGCGGTGAGAATCTGTGGATAatcggaaggaagaagatggccaAGGCTTCACCATTTCTTTTGGTTCTAATTTCCCTGGGGTTTTTCCTGGCAACCTACAACCTTGTGACGTCGGTAATCCACAACCAGAGAAGTGAATCATCGAGAGAGTTAATTGAGGAGAGGTTCCAGGATCCTGTTGTTGAGATGCCTGTTGAGTTGAAGAGATCGATGGGACCCAAGCGGCCCTTCCATGTGGCTCTCACAGCGACGGATGCGCCTTACAGCAAGTGGCAGTGCCGGATAATGTACTACTGGtacaagaagatgaagaacaggaaggGGTCAGAGATGGGAGGGTTCACAAGGGTGTTGCATTCTGGGAGTGCTGATGATTTGATGGAGGAGATCCCTACCTTTGTTGTTGACCCCCTCCCAGATGGTATGGATCGGGTGAGGATTCTTCCATTCAATAATGTTTCCTGAATTTGTCTGTTCTTTTGGTGGTGGTGTTTCTTGAATTTGCATTTAAATTGCATTCTTGTAGCAAAGGACTTTACGTGCAAACAAAATTAACCATTGCAGCAATCTTGTTGAATTTATCCAATGTTTGTGTGGCATGACATGGTCATATGATCATCTGCTTAAAGATTATACCAGAATGGCAGAGACATGGTGATCTTTGCTGCAATTTTCTTGCTCAGTTTGCTATAAACTTAGCTGTTTATATATTTGTAATGTTGAAAAGAATAAGTAAGACATTTAAGAGAACAAATTATAAAGAAGGTATTGCAGAATGGTCGTGAATAATGCCATAAAAAGACTGTCGTCAACTTGTCATGCTACTAGATATGAATCTTTGTTTTAGTTGCTTTTCTTGGATTGATTAGACTTTTTTGATGGTtaatcagtaaaagatgattatgATGTATGCACACCTACTTAATCTTTTATGTGATgactaattttgtatggtaagATTGGAATTGGTTATGGTGATGGAATTGAAGCTTTGGCCTTTTCGAATGGGCTTTCTATAAAGCAGTCCAATGAAAATGCTTTAGAAGAGAATAATTTCTTCACTTATTTGCTGTTGAGTAATGCATAATGTAGAAGCACTTTTCTTCAGTATGTTTGGATCTTACTCCATTTTCTTTGTTGTGATCTATTTAGATTAAGGGCTTTGTTGTGATTTATTCACATGCATAAGCcatttccatctccaatgtttctTTCCCTTCTCTTAGATGAGGCAAATTAATGGAAAAGAAATGGGTGCTCTATATAAGCAAAATCCATGAGTTAGATGTTCTGGCATTTTTAAAAGCAGCTTGTTCGCTATTGCTTATGTGATAAGCATTTTCTATTGAGAACTACTAATCACATCTTTCTCCGAAGAAGTACCAGTCCTTTTTGCAAGTAATTCAAACATGCTAATCACTCTTTATTTTGTTTTTGACACCATGTTTCACATTGTTTCTGAAATGCTGGTGCCAGGGTTACATTGTCTTGAACAGGCCTTGGGCCTTTGTGCAGTGGCTGGAAAAAGCAAAAATTGAGGAAGAGTGAGTTACATACATCCACTAAGTTGCattattgcttttgtttcttgtTGTCCTATGACCTGATTAGCTTGTTTTACTTGATGAGAAAAACTGCAGGTATATATTAATGGCTGAACCAGATCATGTCTTTGTGAAGCCTTTGCCAAACTTGTCTCGTGGAAATTACCCAGCAGCATTCCCATTCTTCTACATTAAACCATCTGAAAATGAAAAGATAATAAGGAAGTTCTTTCCAGAAGAAAATGGTCCGGTAACAAAAGTTGACCCAATTGGCAATTCTCCTGTAATTAT encodes the following:
- the LOC105057604 gene encoding hydroxyproline O-arabinosyltransferase RDN2 translates to MAKASPFLLVLISLGFFLATYNLVTSVIHNQRSESSRELIEERFQDPVVEMPVELKRSMGPKRPFHVALTATDAPYSKWQCRIMYYWYKKMKNRKGSEMGGFTRVLHSGSADDLMEEIPTFVVDPLPDGMDRGYIVLNRPWAFVQWLEKAKIEEEYILMAEPDHVFVKPLPNLSRGNYPAAFPFFYIKPSENEKIIRKFFPEENGPVTKVDPIGNSPVIIQKSQLEKIAPTWMNVSIKMKNDPETDKAFGWVLEMYAYAIASALHGVQHILFKDFMIQPPWDLKLGKTYIIHYTYGCDYSLKGELTYGKIGEWRFDKRSYLRGPPPRNLSLPPPGVPESVVTLVKMVNEATANIPGWDSGRYSERDAV